In a single window of the Sediminicoccus sp. KRV36 genome:
- a CDS encoding MFS transporter, which produces MKNPAALAPLRHPAFRMLWLANLASNIGLFVQNTAAGWLMTSLDPSPMMVSLVQAASMLPVFLLALPAGALADIMDRRVFLIAAQLWMAAVAGLLCLLSGFDALGAWGLVALTFGLGAGLAMTFPAWAATTPELVPREDLISAIALNGIGFNITRAIGPAIGGLTIAWFGMEAAFALNALCLMVMVAALFAWKRPATSSRMPREHFLSAVRAGTRFVAATPAMHAAIMRAVVFFLFGSAVWGLLPLLVRDTLALGPQAFGLLLGCMGVGAVGAGFLLPALRGRLDRSGMVLWASLIGALAMAILALLHHWSFAAIGMLLYGVSWISAASTLQASAQMAAPAWVRARAIGIYQMCFFGALAAGSALSGWIASLLGVTWAMALFALGAAIGAILVRHWRLEGDAPSAPPAVELAGPAPAAAELHDLLHDDANRVLEVVRYHVAPGDRTAFLAVMAECRLVRLRGGAATWRLYEDIAKPDRWVELWAIESWAEHLREAGRLSDEDRVTLARAAGFHADEGGPEAVRYVNVRV; this is translated from the coding sequence ATGAAGAACCCGGCCGCGCTGGCGCCGCTCCGCCATCCGGCCTTCCGGATGCTGTGGCTGGCCAATCTGGCCTCCAATATCGGGCTCTTCGTCCAGAACACCGCGGCGGGCTGGCTGATGACCAGCCTTGATCCCTCGCCGATGATGGTGAGCCTGGTGCAGGCCGCCTCCATGCTGCCGGTGTTCCTGCTGGCGCTGCCGGCAGGTGCGCTGGCCGATATCATGGACCGCCGCGTCTTTCTGATTGCCGCCCAGCTCTGGATGGCGGCCGTGGCGGGCCTGCTCTGCCTGCTCAGCGGGTTTGATGCGCTGGGGGCGTGGGGCTTGGTGGCCTTGACGTTTGGCCTCGGTGCCGGCCTCGCCATGACCTTTCCGGCCTGGGCGGCGACCACGCCAGAGCTGGTCCCGCGTGAGGATCTGATCAGCGCCATCGCGCTGAACGGCATCGGCTTCAACATCACCCGCGCGATTGGCCCGGCGATCGGCGGGCTGACCATCGCCTGGTTCGGCATGGAGGCGGCCTTCGCGCTGAATGCGCTCTGCCTGATGGTCATGGTGGCCGCACTCTTTGCCTGGAAGCGGCCGGCCACGTCGTCGCGCATGCCGCGGGAGCATTTCCTCTCCGCCGTGCGGGCGGGGACGCGGTTTGTCGCGGCCACGCCTGCCATGCATGCGGCGATCATGCGCGCGGTGGTGTTCTTCCTGTTCGGCTCGGCCGTCTGGGGGCTCTTGCCGCTGCTGGTGCGGGACACGCTGGCGCTCGGCCCGCAGGCCTTCGGGCTGTTGCTGGGCTGCATGGGGGTGGGTGCGGTGGGTGCCGGCTTCCTGCTGCCGGCCTTGCGCGGGCGGCTCGACCGGTCCGGCATGGTGCTCTGGGCCTCGCTGATCGGCGCGCTGGCCATGGCGATCCTGGCCTTGCTGCACCACTGGAGCTTCGCCGCCATCGGGATGCTGCTCTATGGCGTGTCCTGGATTTCGGCTGCCTCCACCTTGCAGGCTTCGGCGCAGATGGCGGCGCCGGCCTGGGTGCGGGCGCGGGCCATCGGCATCTACCAGATGTGCTTCTTCGGCGCGTTGGCGGCGGGCTCCGCACTTTCCGGCTGGATCGCGAGCCTGCTGGGCGTCACCTGGGCCATGGCATTGTTCGCGCTGGGGGCCGCCATAGGCGCCATCCTGGTCCGGCATTGGCGACTGGAGGGCGATGCCCCCAGCGCTCCACCGGCGGTGGAACTGGCCGGTCCCGCCCCGGCCGCCGCCGAATTGCACGATCTGCTGCATGACGATGCGAACCGTGTGCTGGAAGTGGTGCGCTATCACGTGGCGCCGGGCGACCGGACTGCGTTCCTGGCTGTCATGGCCGAATGCCGGCTGGTCCGGCTGCGCGGCGGTGCGGCCACCTGGCGGCTCTATGAGGATATTGCCAAGCCGGATCGCTGGGTTGAGCTCTGGGCCATCGAAAGCTGGGCCGAGCATCTGCGCGAGGCCGGGCGGCTTTCGGATGAGGATCGCGTGACGCTGGCCCGCGCCGCCGGCTTCCACGCGGATGAGGGCGGGCCGGAAGCCGTGCGCTATGTGAATGTCAGGGTCTGA
- the dps gene encoding DNA starvation/stationary phase protection protein Dps, producing the protein MAKLFKTRNTLGENARLASVALLNAALVDLMDLTNGVRMAHWTVRGPHFAALHAKFEEFYDQLGTAVDDTAERIVQLGGTPDGTTQAVGAATRLAPYPAKLRDGLAHVAALAERYAALADTTRAAIDAAAEAGDADTADLLTGTSRMLDKALWMLEAHLD; encoded by the coding sequence ATGGCCAAATTGTTCAAGACCCGAAACACCCTGGGCGAGAATGCCCGCCTCGCCAGCGTGGCGCTGCTGAATGCGGCGCTGGTGGACCTCATGGACCTGACCAATGGCGTGCGCATGGCCCATTGGACCGTACGCGGCCCGCATTTCGCGGCGCTGCACGCGAAGTTCGAGGAATTCTACGACCAGCTCGGCACCGCCGTGGATGACACGGCCGAGCGCATCGTGCAGCTGGGCGGCACGCCCGATGGAACTACCCAGGCGGTGGGTGCGGCCACCCGGCTGGCACCCTATCCCGCCAAGCTGCGGGACGGCCTGGCGCATGTGGCGGCGCTGGCCGAACGCTATGCCGCCCTGGCCGATACCACCCGCGCGGCGATCGATGCGGCCGCCGAGGCGGGTGACGCCGATACGGCGGATTTGCTGACCGGCACCTCGCGCATGCTGGACAAGGCGCTGTGGATGCTGGAGGCGCATCTGGACTGA
- a CDS encoding transcriptional regulator, with translation MSDAATRRRMLAKSLSFDGFTLDTARGALSTGDREVVLRPKTAAVLAHLLLHAGEVVSREALLDAVWPDVAVTDDSVTQCVSEIRRALGEAAPRLLQTLPRRGYLLATELRPEAPPAASAPNMAPRRRAALALAAGLPVLAAAYWLWPALPQPAQLPAASPRAMAETLLEQGRARLRGGGSFEVRLRESLPFFREASALDPSLAQAAAEATFTYANLITARHSEDPAADLAEARRYAELAHAAAPQDPFTLHARAVVLRHEGRYAEALPLFRQAGEDPSRITARAGAGLMLLLLGQAREAIAPLEAMLVEAPFHPFAGTWRTYLGIAKLFAGEADHGAEDFALPPSLRAFMPQEERLLYRLAALAQTGRAAEAAALHTHLRARAPDLLARTLAAPALSHETAYLALREARFVVPLLAMGWAIRME, from the coding sequence ATGAGTGACGCGGCGACTCGCCGCCGAATGCTCGCCAAATCGCTGAGCTTCGACGGCTTCACCCTGGATACCGCGCGCGGCGCCCTCTCGACCGGCGACCGGGAGGTGGTGCTGCGCCCGAAGACCGCTGCCGTATTGGCTCATCTCCTGCTGCATGCGGGCGAAGTGGTGAGCCGCGAGGCCCTGCTGGACGCCGTCTGGCCCGATGTCGCCGTCACAGATGACAGCGTGACTCAATGCGTCTCCGAAATCCGAAGGGCGCTGGGCGAGGCCGCGCCCCGCCTGCTGCAGACCCTGCCGCGCCGGGGCTATCTGCTGGCCACGGAACTTCGGCCGGAGGCGCCGCCCGCAGCATCCGCCCCCAATATGGCGCCGCGCCGCCGCGCCGCCCTGGCGCTGGCTGCTGGCCTGCCAGTATTGGCCGCTGCCTATTGGCTGTGGCCGGCGCTGCCGCAGCCCGCACAACTTCCGGCCGCTTCCCCACGCGCGATGGCCGAAACCCTTTTGGAGCAAGGCCGCGCACGCCTGCGCGGCGGCGGTTCCTTCGAAGTCCGGCTCCGTGAAAGCCTGCCCTTCTTCCGCGAGGCCAGCGCGCTTGACCCCAGCCTCGCCCAGGCCGCCGCCGAGGCCACCTTCACCTATGCCAATCTCATCACCGCGCGCCACAGCGAGGATCCGGCGGCGGACCTGGCCGAGGCCAGGCGCTACGCGGAACTGGCCCATGCCGCGGCACCGCAGGACCCCTTCACCCTGCATGCCCGCGCCGTCGTGCTTCGCCACGAAGGGCGCTACGCCGAGGCCCTGCCGCTGTTCCGCCAAGCGGGTGAGGACCCCAGCCGCATTACCGCCCGCGCAGGGGCGGGGCTGATGCTGCTGCTGCTCGGGCAGGCGAGGGAGGCGATTGCACCGCTCGAGGCCATGCTGGTGGAAGCGCCCTTTCACCCCTTCGCCGGCACCTGGCGGACCTATCTGGGGATCGCCAAGCTCTTCGCGGGCGAGGCGGATCACGGGGCTGAGGATTTCGCGCTGCCGCCCAGCCTGCGCGCCTTCATGCCGCAGGAGGAGCGGTTGCTCTACCGCCTCGCCGCACTGGCGCAGACCGGCCGCGCGGCCGAGGCCGCTGCCCTGCACACTCACTTGAGGGCGCGCGCCCCGGATCTGCTGGCCCGGACGCTGGCGGCGCCCGCCCTTTCACACGAGACCGCCTATCTGGCCCTGCGCGAGGCGCGCTTCGTGGTCCCGCTGCTGGCAATGGGCTGGGCCATCAGGATGGAATAA
- a CDS encoding dienelactone hydrolase family protein, which yields MKMPISFQFRARKINSWLQFGLLNLMLLLGPQQPLVAGEAPPEPVEEAEAFTAAGAIGTLILPLGAPGRQTPAIVILQDGEEPDGRASLYMDQLLGAGFAVLEMTQWPGDSLEAVLAGLARHPRVAGQRLGLLGFGAGARLAAAMPEQVAARALLYPGCDGIALAAMPAQPVLLMHGAADPANPAASCDSLGTALGQAGASVRLRVLAGASYAWDRPAFAGEGHAMLPRPDGTGRVRAEAWPELAALSAAEVAGFFAASLLGQLP from the coding sequence ATGAAGATGCCAATCAGCTTCCAGTTCCGCGCCCGGAAAATCAACTCCTGGTTGCAATTCGGCCTGCTGAATCTGATGCTTCTTCTAGGCCCACAGCAACCCCTGGTCGCAGGCGAGGCTCCACCTGAACCTGTCGAGGAAGCCGAGGCCTTCACCGCCGCCGGCGCGATCGGCACGCTGATCCTCCCTCTCGGCGCGCCGGGCCGCCAGACGCCGGCCATCGTGATCCTCCAGGATGGTGAGGAGCCGGATGGCCGCGCCAGCCTCTACATGGACCAGTTGCTCGGTGCCGGCTTTGCCGTGCTGGAGATGACCCAATGGCCGGGTGACAGCCTGGAGGCGGTGCTGGCTGGCCTGGCCCGGCATCCGCGCGTGGCCGGCCAGAGGCTGGGCCTGCTGGGCTTCGGGGCCGGCGCGCGGCTGGCCGCCGCCATGCCCGAACAGGTCGCGGCCCGCGCCTTGCTCTATCCGGGCTGTGACGGCATCGCCCTCGCCGCGATGCCGGCCCAGCCAGTGCTGCTGATGCATGGCGCGGCGGATCCGGCCAACCCGGCCGCATCCTGCGACAGCCTCGGTACGGCGCTGGGGCAGGCGGGCGCATCGGTCCGGCTGCGAGTCCTGGCCGGCGCCAGCTATGCCTGGGATCGGCCCGCCTTCGCTGGTGAAGGCCATGCCATGCTGCCCCGGCCCGATGGCACAGGCCGGGTGCGGGCCGAGGCCTGGCCCGAATTGGCCGCGCTCTCGGCCGCCGAGGTGGCCGGCTTCTTCGCGGCCAGCCTGCTGGGCCAGCTTCCGTGA
- the parE gene encoding DNA topoisomerase IV subunit B encodes MNDLFAGRGGKAAASSYNAADIEVLEGLEPVRRRPGMYIGGTDENALHHLAAEVLDNSMDEAVAGHADRIDVVLEAGNWFSVRDNGRGIPVDPHPKFPKLSALEVILTTLHSGGKFSGKSYETSGGLHGVGSSVVNALSEALEVEVARGGELFRQTYARGKPTSKLKREGEVRNRRGTLLRFKPDPEIFGALAFRAERLFKLCRSKAYLYRGVEIRWKCDPALVAGSDTPAEAVLHFPGGLSDFLTTAIAGRPGVVPTPFADTAEFPDGAGRCEYAITWLEQGDGFLSTYANTIPTPQGGTHEAGLRAALLKGLRAYGEMKKEKRAATVTAEDLLTGLAGMLSVFIREPHFQGQTKDKLTNADAQRLTENALRDRFDHWLAADPASADNLLAFAIERAEERLRRRAEKETPRKTATRKLRLPGKLTDCSRESSEGTEIFLVEGDSAGGSAKQARDRETQAVLPLRGKILNVASASAEKLRGNQELKDLIEALGCGVGEKFDLAKLRYGRVVIMTDADVDGAHIAALLMTFFYKETPELVRQGRLYLAQPPLFRLQAGGKSVYAMDDKDRERQLKKHFKANQKVEVSRFKGLGEMPAAVLKDTTMGAKNRVLLKVVLPPEDRAKTADLMEALMGRRPELRFKFIQDNAASLDAEAVDA; translated from the coding sequence ATGAACGATCTCTTTGCGGGGCGCGGTGGCAAAGCCGCCGCCTCCAGCTACAACGCCGCCGATATCGAGGTCCTGGAAGGGCTGGAGCCCGTCCGGCGCCGGCCGGGCATGTATATCGGCGGCACGGATGAGAATGCGCTGCACCACCTCGCCGCCGAGGTGCTGGACAATTCCATGGATGAGGCCGTGGCCGGCCATGCCGATCGCATCGATGTGGTGCTGGAGGCCGGCAACTGGTTCTCCGTGCGGGACAATGGGCGCGGCATCCCGGTGGACCCGCACCCGAAATTCCCGAAACTGTCGGCGCTGGAGGTGATCCTCACCACGCTGCATTCGGGCGGCAAATTCTCCGGCAAATCCTACGAAACCTCGGGCGGGCTGCATGGCGTGGGCAGCAGCGTCGTGAATGCGCTCTCCGAGGCGCTGGAGGTCGAGGTCGCGCGCGGCGGCGAGCTGTTCCGCCAGACCTATGCGCGCGGCAAACCCACCAGCAAGCTGAAGCGCGAGGGCGAGGTGCGCAACCGGCGCGGCACGCTGCTGCGCTTCAAGCCGGACCCCGAAATCTTCGGCGCCTTGGCCTTCCGCGCCGAGCGGCTGTTCAAGCTGTGCCGTTCCAAGGCGTATCTCTATCGCGGCGTCGAAATCCGCTGGAAATGCGACCCGGCCCTGGTGGCCGGCAGCGACACACCGGCCGAGGCGGTACTGCATTTCCCGGGCGGGCTGTCGGACTTCCTGACCACGGCCATCGCCGGCCGCCCCGGCGTGGTGCCGACCCCCTTCGCCGATACCGCCGAATTCCCCGATGGCGCGGGCCGCTGCGAATACGCCATCACCTGGCTGGAGCAGGGCGATGGCTTCCTCTCCACCTACGCCAACACCATCCCGACACCGCAGGGCGGCACACATGAGGCCGGCCTGCGCGCGGCCCTGCTCAAGGGCCTGCGCGCCTATGGCGAGATGAAGAAGGAAAAGCGCGCCGCCACCGTCACCGCCGAGGATTTGCTGACAGGGCTGGCCGGCATGCTTAGCGTCTTCATCCGGGAGCCGCATTTCCAGGGCCAGACCAAGGACAAGCTGACCAATGCGGACGCGCAGCGGCTGACGGAAAACGCCCTTCGCGACCGCTTCGACCATTGGCTGGCGGCCGACCCCGCCAGTGCGGACAACCTCCTCGCCTTCGCCATCGAGCGCGCCGAGGAACGGCTGCGCCGCCGCGCCGAGAAGGAAACGCCCCGCAAGACCGCGACGCGCAAGCTGCGCCTGCCGGGCAAGCTCACCGATTGCTCGCGCGAGAGCAGCGAGGGGACGGAGATTTTCCTGGTCGAGGGCGACAGCGCCGGCGGCTCGGCCAAGCAGGCGCGCGACCGGGAGACCCAGGCGGTGCTGCCGCTGCGCGGGAAGATCCTGAACGTGGCCAGCGCCAGCGCCGAAAAGCTGCGCGGCAACCAGGAATTGAAGGATCTGATCGAGGCCTTGGGCTGCGGCGTGGGCGAGAAATTCGACTTGGCCAAGCTGCGCTACGGCCGCGTCGTCATCATGACGGACGCCGATGTGGACGGCGCGCATATCGCCGCCCTGCTGATGACCTTCTTCTACAAGGAAACGCCGGAACTGGTGCGCCAGGGCCGGCTTTACCTGGCGCAGCCGCCGCTGTTCCGCCTGCAGGCCGGGGGCAAGAGCGTCTATGCGATGGACGACAAGGACCGCGAGCGCCAGCTCAAGAAGCACTTCAAGGCGAACCAGAAGGTCGAGGTCAGCCGCTTCAAGGGCCTGGGCGAAATGCCGGCCGCCGTGCTGAAGGACACCACCATGGGCGCCAAGAATCGCGTGCTGCTGAAGGTGGTGCTGCCGCCGGAGGATCGCGCGAAGACGGCCGATCTGATGGAGGCGCTGATGGGCCGGCGGCCGGAGTTGCGCTTCAAATTCATCCAGGACAATGCCGCGAGCCTGGACGCGGAAGCCGTGGACGCCTGA
- a CDS encoding ABC transporter substrate-binding protein yields the protein MMDIRRRSLLATPAIITSLGASEAEAQSAQPLRIAMSIGDVPRLWGGPEAGFEGVRFGSYFVYDSLTLWDLSRDDAPSGLRPGLATSWRVDEGNQRRWIIELRQGVKFHDGSPFDADAAIWNLESIFNSNAPQFEGTRSGLVRGRATSVGSYEKLDTHRIAITTREVDATFPFQMAFLWFASPSHWQAMGGDWQRFAMNPSGTGPYKVVSITPRQRADLEANRDYWDERRIPKAPRTALLPIPDGAARVAALRAGQIDVVESLPTDTIASLRAARFQIVQNSYPHIWAWRLNVTEGSPFADLRVRQAANLAINREEMVALLSGAALPARGKVTPEDPWFGNPGFRLRHDLAEARRLMTAAGYSATRRCAISVIMPVSGGGQMVPQPMNEAMQAGLREAFFDVSFLPVDFATAINQMRAGARDPASRGAHAINVAIPSMEPNTGWLIYDSQLSNPRGINWGYYNSPAVDGQLRVVRNSFEPAEQARQMARLHNILIEEAALLAVVHDLNPRALSPRCRGFVQARSWFQDYTQISVG from the coding sequence ATGATGGATATCCGCCGCCGCTCCCTCCTTGCCACCCCGGCCATCATCACGTCCCTGGGTGCCAGCGAGGCCGAGGCGCAATCCGCCCAGCCGCTCCGCATCGCCATGTCCATCGGCGATGTGCCGCGGCTTTGGGGCGGGCCGGAGGCGGGGTTCGAGGGCGTGCGCTTCGGCTCCTACTTCGTCTATGACAGCCTGACGCTGTGGGATCTCTCGCGCGATGACGCGCCCTCCGGCCTGCGCCCGGGACTGGCCACCTCCTGGCGGGTGGATGAGGGCAATCAGCGCCGCTGGATCATCGAACTGCGCCAGGGCGTGAAGTTCCATGATGGCTCGCCCTTCGATGCCGATGCGGCCATCTGGAACCTGGAGAGCATCTTCAACAGCAACGCCCCGCAATTCGAGGGCACGCGCTCGGGCCTGGTGCGGGGCCGCGCGACCTCGGTCGGCAGCTACGAAAAGCTCGACACCCACCGCATCGCGATCACGACGCGCGAGGTGGACGCGACCTTCCCCTTCCAGATGGCGTTTCTTTGGTTTGCCTCTCCGAGCCACTGGCAGGCCATGGGCGGTGACTGGCAGCGCTTCGCCATGAACCCTTCGGGCACCGGCCCCTACAAGGTGGTCTCGATCACGCCGCGCCAGCGTGCCGATCTGGAGGCCAACCGCGACTATTGGGATGAGCGCCGCATCCCCAAGGCGCCGCGCACGGCGCTGCTGCCCATCCCGGATGGCGCGGCACGCGTCGCCGCCTTGCGCGCGGGGCAGATCGACGTGGTGGAATCCCTGCCGACCGACACCATCGCTTCATTGCGCGCGGCACGCTTCCAGATCGTGCAGAACAGCTACCCGCATATCTGGGCCTGGCGGCTGAACGTGACGGAGGGTTCGCCCTTTGCCGATCTGCGCGTGCGGCAGGCCGCCAACCTCGCCATCAATCGCGAGGAGATGGTGGCCCTGCTCTCGGGTGCCGCCCTGCCTGCGCGCGGCAAGGTGACGCCGGAGGATCCCTGGTTCGGCAATCCTGGCTTCCGCCTGCGCCATGACCTGGCCGAGGCACGGCGCCTGATGACGGCGGCCGGCTATTCGGCCACGCGCCGTTGCGCCATCAGCGTCATCATGCCGGTTTCGGGCGGCGGCCAGATGGTGCCGCAACCGATGAACGAGGCGATGCAGGCCGGCCTGCGCGAGGCCTTCTTCGATGTCAGCTTCCTGCCGGTGGATTTCGCCACCGCCATCAACCAGATGCGCGCCGGCGCGCGGGACCCCGCCTCACGCGGGGCGCATGCGATCAATGTCGCCATCCCCTCGATGGAGCCGAACACGGGCTGGCTGATCTATGACAGCCAGCTTTCAAATCCGCGCGGGATCAATTGGGGCTACTACAATTCGCCCGCGGTGGACGGCCAGCTGCGCGTGGTGCGCAACAGCTTCGAGCCGGCCGAGCAGGCGCGGCAGATGGCGCGGCTGCACAATATCCTGATCGAGGAAGCCGCCTTGCTCGCCGTGGTGCATGACCTCAACCCGCGCGCGTTGAGCCCGCGCTGCCGCGGCTTCGTGCAAGCGCGCAGCTGGTTCCAGGATTACACGCAGATCAGCGTGGGGTAG
- a CDS encoding NCS2 family permease translates to MERFFGLTAHGTTARREMAAGAATFLTMAYILIVNPQIMAAAGIDPGAAFVATCLAAAIGSALMGLLANYPIALAPGMGLNAYFAFVVVGAMGIPWQVALGAVFLSGMIFFAISAVRLREWLIGGIPLSLKLGIAAGIGLFLGLIGLKNLGLVVANPATLVGMGALTSAPVLLGCGGFVLMAALAARRVPGAVIIGILATAAAGIPLGLTQFGGIFAPPPSLAPTFLQMDIAGALQLGLLSVVFTFFLVDLLDNAGTLIATTHRAGLMRPDGSVPRLGRALMADSGGAMIGAALGTSTTVSFIESAAGIQQGGRTGLTALTVAGFFLLALFFAPLAASVPAFATAPALVFVACLMAQALKGVDWADETEYLPAMLTVLAMPFTFSIATGIGLGFLAYAGIKTLAGRAAEVHGAVWLLSGLCAVKFAVG, encoded by the coding sequence ATGGAAAGATTCTTCGGACTCACCGCGCACGGCACCACCGCCCGGCGTGAGATGGCAGCCGGTGCGGCCACCTTCCTGACCATGGCCTATATCCTGATCGTGAACCCGCAGATCATGGCCGCCGCCGGCATTGATCCGGGGGCCGCCTTCGTCGCCACCTGCCTGGCCGCCGCCATCGGTTCGGCGCTGATGGGGTTGCTGGCGAATTACCCGATCGCGCTGGCGCCCGGCATGGGACTGAACGCCTATTTCGCCTTTGTCGTCGTGGGGGCCATGGGCATTCCCTGGCAGGTGGCGCTGGGCGCCGTGTTTCTCTCGGGCATGATCTTTTTCGCCATCAGCGCGGTGCGTCTGCGCGAGTGGCTGATCGGCGGCATTCCGCTCTCGCTCAAGCTCGGCATCGCGGCCGGGATCGGGCTGTTCCTCGGCCTGATCGGCTTGAAGAACCTGGGCCTCGTGGTGGCCAATCCAGCCACGCTGGTGGGCATGGGGGCACTCACCTCTGCGCCGGTTCTGCTGGGCTGCGGCGGCTTCGTGCTGATGGCGGCGCTGGCCGCGCGCCGCGTGCCGGGGGCCGTCATCATCGGCATCCTCGCGACGGCGGCGGCCGGCATTCCCCTTGGCCTGACGCAGTTCGGCGGCATCTTCGCGCCGCCCCCTTCGCTGGCGCCGACCTTCCTGCAGATGGATATCGCGGGCGCGCTGCAACTCGGGCTGCTCAGCGTGGTTTTCACCTTCTTCCTGGTGGATTTGCTCGACAATGCCGGTACCCTCATCGCCACCACCCATCGCGCAGGGCTGATGCGCCCCGATGGCAGCGTGCCGCGCCTCGGCCGCGCGCTGATGGCCGATTCCGGCGGGGCGATGATCGGCGCGGCGCTGGGCACCTCCACCACGGTCAGCTTCATCGAAAGCGCCGCCGGGATCCAGCAGGGCGGCCGGACGGGGCTGACGGCGCTGACCGTGGCCGGCTTTTTCCTGCTGGCCTTGTTTTTCGCTCCCCTCGCGGCCTCCGTTCCGGCCTTTGCCACCGCACCCGCGCTGGTCTTTGTGGCCTGCCTCATGGCGCAGGCGCTGAAAGGCGTGGATTGGGCGGATGAGACCGAGTACCTCCCTGCCATGCTCACGGTCCTCGCGATGCCTTTCACCTTTTCCATCGCGACCGGCATCGGGCTCGGCTTCCTGGCCTATGCCGGCATCAAGACGCTGGCCGGGCGCGCCGCTGAGGTGCATGGCGCGGTCTGGCTGCTCTCCGGCCTGTGTGCCGTGAAATTCGCGGTCGGCTGA
- the msrP gene encoding protein-methionine-sulfoxide reductase catalytic subunit MsrP, translated as MLIRRRRGYDIPESQVTPERFVLNRRALFGAGAALLPSVAMGQQAAGAVPPLPEHQRNLRFRPERDVTAEREATTYNNFYEFGTSKNIVREASRMALRPWTIKVDGMVAKPAEFGVDDLIRLLPIEERIYRLRCVEAWAMTVPWTGFQLSELLKLVEPQAGARYVSFQTASLPAVMPGLRQNWYPWPHIEGCSIEEAANELAFMPVGMYGKPLQAQNGGPFRVVFPWKYGFKSGKSVVRITVTDRRPENFWFKIQPSEYGFWANVNPEVAHPRWSQASERLLGSGERVPTRLFNGYGEFVAGLYTNLQRERLWA; from the coding sequence ATGCTGATCCGCCGCCGCCGAGGCTATGACATTCCCGAAAGCCAGGTGACGCCTGAGCGGTTTGTGCTGAATCGCCGTGCCCTGTTCGGCGCCGGCGCCGCCCTGCTCCCTTCCGTGGCGATGGGCCAGCAGGCGGCAGGCGCGGTGCCGCCCCTGCCCGAGCACCAGCGCAACCTGCGCTTTCGCCCGGAGCGCGACGTCACGGCCGAGCGCGAGGCGACGACCTACAACAACTTCTACGAATTCGGCACGAGCAAGAACATCGTGCGCGAAGCCAGCCGCATGGCGCTGCGCCCCTGGACCATCAAGGTGGATGGCATGGTCGCCAAGCCGGCCGAATTTGGCGTGGATGACCTGATCCGCCTGCTGCCGATCGAGGAGCGCATCTATCGGCTGCGTTGCGTGGAAGCCTGGGCGATGACTGTGCCCTGGACCGGCTTTCAGCTCTCCGAGTTGCTGAAGCTGGTCGAACCGCAGGCCGGCGCCCGGTATGTGTCCTTCCAGACGGCGAGCCTGCCTGCCGTGATGCCGGGCCTGCGGCAGAACTGGTATCCCTGGCCGCATATCGAAGGCTGTTCGATCGAGGAGGCGGCCAACGAACTCGCCTTCATGCCGGTCGGCATGTATGGCAAGCCGCTGCAGGCCCAGAATGGCGGGCCGTTCCGCGTGGTGTTTCCGTGGAAATACGGCTTCAAATCCGGCAAATCCGTCGTGCGGATCACGGTGACGGATCGCCGGCCGGAGAATTTCTGGTTCAAGATCCAGCCCTCCGAATATGGCTTCTGGGCCAATGTGAACCCCGAGGTGGCGCATCCGCGTTGGTCCCAGGCATCCGAGCGGTTGCTCGGCTCGGGCGAGCGGGTGCCGACACGGCTGTTCAATGGGTATGGCGAGTTCGTGGCCGGGCTCTACACGAATCTCCAGCGGGAGCGTCTCTGGGCCTGA